Proteins encoded within one genomic window of Polynucleobacter duraquae:
- the pdxA gene encoding 4-hydroxythreonine-4-phosphate dehydrogenase PdxA, which yields MIQQPAPVNLVISSGEPAGVGPEVSIAAALAFLQEQTASTITLLGDCSLFSATEIPEELSNRFKLESIALASPTTAGQLNPANAQYVLSILDAAVKGCFDGRFDAMVTAPIQKSVINQGNTSNEDLFTGHTEYLAKLCHQDHVVMMLCASLPAGLLGLHKSSDLRVALVTTHLPLREVPGALNQQYVLETIQIVDRDLRAKFGIAKPVIRLAGLNPHAGESGYLGREEIDVILPAIEAAKDLGIQISGPYPGDTMFDAKALDSVDAFIAMYHDQGLAPFKFVSFGGGVNVTLGLPIIRTSVDHGTALDIAGKGIADPGSMLEALRLAYQLAVNIKNAKNLSR from the coding sequence ATGATCCAGCAGCCAGCCCCCGTTAATCTCGTTATTAGCTCTGGAGAGCCTGCAGGGGTTGGTCCAGAGGTCTCTATTGCAGCTGCATTAGCCTTCTTGCAAGAGCAGACTGCAAGCACAATTACTTTGCTTGGCGATTGCAGCTTATTTTCAGCCACTGAGATCCCTGAAGAACTATCAAATCGTTTTAAGTTGGAGTCTATTGCACTAGCTTCTCCAACAACTGCGGGTCAATTAAATCCTGCCAATGCACAATATGTTCTGAGTATTCTGGATGCTGCGGTTAAGGGCTGTTTCGATGGTCGTTTTGATGCCATGGTGACTGCCCCAATACAAAAGAGTGTGATCAACCAAGGCAATACTTCAAATGAGGATTTATTTACTGGACATACGGAATACCTAGCAAAGCTTTGCCATCAAGATCATGTTGTCATGATGTTGTGCGCGTCACTACCGGCTGGCCTTTTAGGCTTGCATAAAAGTAGTGACCTTCGGGTGGCCTTGGTTACAACCCATCTGCCTTTGAGGGAGGTTCCAGGTGCACTTAACCAACAGTATGTTCTGGAAACCATTCAGATTGTCGATCGGGATCTGAGGGCAAAATTTGGCATCGCTAAACCTGTCATTCGGTTAGCGGGGCTCAATCCACATGCGGGTGAATCTGGTTATCTAGGGCGCGAAGAAATTGATGTCATTCTTCCGGCGATCGAGGCTGCGAAAGATTTGGGTATTCAAATAAGTGGACCTTATCCAGGGGATACGATGTTTGATGCTAAGGCTTTAGATAGCGTGGATGCGTTTATTGCGATGTATCACGATCAAGGTCTAGCGCCATTTAAGTTTGTCAGTTTTGGTGGTGGCGTGAATGTCACCCTAGGCCTACCGATTATTCGCACTTCAGTGGATCATGGTACTGCGCTAGATATTGCTGGAAAAGGTATCGCAGATCCCGGCAGCATGTTAGAGGCTTTGCGACTCGCCTATCAATTAGCGGTAAATATAAAGAACGCAAAGAATCTATCAAGATGA
- a CDS encoding peptidylprolyl isomerase, with amino-acid sequence MMRRNRFNQALVATILTGLALLPQLAFAQDGSKISADSKIRNIDGVAAVVNTGYVTRKEIDDRIVALQKQGGKLPDAAALRKTVLERLILEKIQLQNAEQEGVTVSNKELDQIIGDIAAKNKLTLAELKVKIATTGSTYDRYRQMLRDDVIISRYREREVEGKIKISDAEVDNFISDRNREVAGGGKSVRSTPAVKGEPEEIDVAQIFIPADANAGAGTQAEAKKKAELLLREARGDVDFLQLGAMAAKDNPKIKFQDLGYRTPDRLPQLFYEAIRNTGSGQVANAVVKSPAGYHVLKVLDRRALVAGAPEQQQAAPQESAITPQNIMVTQTLSRHILLRSRAGLTDQDAERRLAGYRDQVRAKTADFGDLAKKYSEDGSAANGGNLGWMGPGDLVPEFDQAMNRLQIDEVSNPVKTEFGWHLIQVLERRKAQLTLEKQRQFAREAIRERKFDQAYQDWLRELRDTATVKIINADDPAASPR; translated from the coding sequence ATGATGCGTAGGAATCGATTTAATCAAGCACTTGTAGCCACAATTTTGACTGGCCTTGCATTGCTACCTCAGCTTGCGTTTGCGCAAGATGGTTCAAAGATTTCAGCTGATAGCAAAATTCGGAATATTGATGGTGTTGCGGCAGTTGTGAATACAGGCTACGTGACACGTAAAGAAATTGATGATCGGATCGTTGCCCTACAAAAGCAGGGAGGTAAGCTTCCTGATGCAGCCGCGTTGCGCAAGACGGTGCTTGAGCGCCTCATCCTTGAAAAAATTCAATTACAAAATGCGGAGCAAGAAGGTGTTACGGTCAGCAATAAAGAGTTGGATCAGATTATTGGTGATATTGCTGCCAAGAATAAGTTAACACTTGCAGAGTTAAAAGTAAAAATTGCCACTACTGGAAGTACTTATGACCGCTATCGCCAAATGTTGCGTGATGATGTGATTATCAGTCGTTATCGTGAGCGGGAGGTTGAGGGCAAGATTAAGATTTCCGATGCGGAGGTAGATAACTTTATTTCTGATCGCAATCGTGAGGTAGCTGGTGGAGGAAAGTCCGTACGCTCGACCCCAGCTGTAAAAGGTGAGCCAGAAGAGATCGACGTTGCGCAGATTTTTATTCCTGCAGATGCCAATGCTGGTGCTGGCACTCAGGCTGAGGCAAAGAAGAAGGCAGAACTCCTGTTGCGTGAAGCGCGTGGTGATGTAGATTTCTTGCAGTTGGGCGCAATGGCTGCAAAAGACAATCCAAAAATTAAGTTTCAAGATTTGGGCTACCGTACCCCAGATCGCCTGCCGCAATTGTTTTATGAGGCCATCAGAAATACAGGTAGTGGACAAGTTGCGAATGCTGTAGTCAAGAGCCCTGCTGGCTATCACGTTCTGAAGGTTTTAGATCGTCGAGCGCTAGTTGCTGGCGCTCCTGAGCAACAACAAGCTGCCCCTCAAGAGAGTGCCATCACCCCACAAAATATTATGGTGACGCAGACTTTATCGCGCCATATTTTGTTGCGTAGTCGTGCGGGCTTGACAGACCAAGATGCTGAAAGACGCCTAGCGGGTTACCGTGATCAGGTTCGTGCAAAAACTGCTGATTTTGGTGATTTAGCTAAAAAATATTCTGAAGATGGATCTGCTGCCAATGGAGGTAATTTAGGTTGGATGGGTCCTGGTGATTTAGTTCCAGAGTTTGATCAAGCAATGAATCGCTTGCAAATAGATGAAGTTAGTAATCCAGTAAAGACTGAATTTGGCTGGCATTTAATTCAGGTGCTCGAGCGTCGTAAAGCACAATTGACTTTAGAGAAGCAGCGCCAATTCGCTCGCGAAGCCATTCGTGAGCGTAAGTTTGATCAGGCTTATCAAGATTGGCTACGTGAGTTACGCGACACCGCTACGGTGAAGATCATTAACGCAGATGATCCAGCAGCCAGCCCCCGTTAA
- a CDS encoding LPS-assembly protein LptD: MSHYRPCAGHCAPLFVAATLRLMMGVVLSQFALVSHAQAPAPLPPSAQSLGSSANSVLIPDRGDVTVLKLDDQLRVGKPINDGQALTFTSSDSIDGIVDREMRLKGRAQIRRNGAVIKADEIKYDPDSDVANLSGNTEFSKGNTVFKGPKARFRVDAREGEMEAPNYELRDNRASGNAKKLTIQTADVFVFDKATYTTCTPENLDWYFTASTFEIDNEQKEMVGTHGVMRFFDVPIAYTPYFTAPTSNQRRSGVLAPVAGYNSNNGIDITQPYYVNIAPNRDLLLQPRVMGQRGVQLGAKYQFLDKQYSGNLMGDYLPYDRKTGTDRWRYEWQQRQNFSGDLLGKDGVPNTGAWAGYANVARVSDNRYPTDFSQSIAGAVTNQFRQEVGTTKNLTGSLSNWTVSARAMTFQTLQPDPTVTLQSPYNILPNVIAAYNNRLTPAVADASGKYITLPTGPATTFSTDFTRFAYNIGGNLAATAPGAYSQADRTVIKGALALPQITPGYYITPKMSFQSNTYNVTPYNPVGAPAAQGFTIPTFSLDSGLALERDAAELKGFFGRDMLLTMEPRAFYVYTPFESQAQTPLFDTADAGFGVTQIFGENTFVGNDRIADNNKLTGGITSRMIEANTGAERANVTLAQRQAFTGQKVGLNGTIANPTTYSDTLGSASVRLLGNFSTDVFGQYNTQLNRLVQTTVGGSWRPTPGRSLNFGYRNVWTPPTQASVQNNQAFVPSATTTDQYNVSGQWPLTREVSILGRWGYDALTTKTQNTLMALEWIRDCWTLRTAYSQILNTSQLTTTQILFQIEFRGFGSAGSLPVDIMKLNVPGYMPTSKPIPPSIYENYQ, encoded by the coding sequence ATGAGTCATTATCGCCCTTGCGCTGGCCATTGCGCCCCTCTTTTTGTAGCTGCTACCCTGCGTTTAATGATGGGGGTTGTATTGTCGCAATTTGCACTCGTAAGTCACGCTCAGGCACCCGCACCTTTACCTCCTTCCGCACAGTCTTTAGGGAGTTCTGCGAACTCCGTTTTAATTCCTGATCGTGGTGATGTCACCGTCCTAAAGTTAGATGATCAATTGCGAGTTGGTAAACCAATTAATGATGGGCAAGCTTTAACATTTACCTCTAGTGATTCGATTGACGGAATCGTTGATCGCGAAATGCGCTTGAAAGGCCGTGCACAAATTCGTCGAAATGGCGCAGTTATTAAAGCAGACGAAATTAAGTACGACCCTGATTCTGATGTAGCTAATTTATCTGGTAATACTGAATTCTCAAAAGGTAATACAGTATTCAAGGGGCCTAAAGCGCGCTTTAGAGTTGATGCACGTGAAGGAGAAATGGAAGCTCCTAATTACGAGCTACGAGATAACCGAGCTAGTGGTAATGCAAAAAAATTGACGATCCAAACTGCTGATGTGTTTGTATTTGATAAAGCCACCTATACAACTTGCACCCCAGAAAATTTAGATTGGTATTTCACAGCTAGTACGTTTGAGATTGATAACGAGCAAAAAGAAATGGTCGGTACGCACGGGGTTATGCGATTCTTTGATGTACCCATTGCATATACGCCTTACTTTACTGCGCCAACCTCTAATCAGCGTCGTTCAGGAGTCTTGGCGCCAGTAGCTGGCTATAACTCCAATAACGGCATTGACATAACGCAGCCTTACTATGTCAATATTGCGCCTAATCGTGACTTGCTTTTACAGCCGAGAGTAATGGGTCAGCGAGGAGTTCAGTTGGGTGCCAAGTATCAGTTTTTGGATAAACAGTACTCTGGTAACTTGATGGGTGACTATCTTCCATACGATCGTAAGACTGGCACTGACCGTTGGCGATACGAGTGGCAGCAGAGGCAAAACTTTAGCGGCGACTTGTTAGGTAAGGATGGAGTTCCAAATACTGGCGCTTGGGCTGGTTATGCCAATGTTGCGCGTGTTTCAGATAATCGGTATCCAACTGACTTTTCACAAAGCATTGCTGGTGCAGTGACAAATCAGTTTCGTCAAGAGGTTGGCACCACCAAAAATTTAACCGGAAGCTTAAGCAACTGGACTGTTTCCGCAAGGGCGATGACTTTCCAGACTTTGCAACCTGATCCTACGGTGACTTTGCAGTCTCCATACAATATTTTACCGAATGTCATAGCTGCTTATAACAATCGTTTAACACCAGCAGTTGCTGATGCAAGTGGAAAGTACATTACTTTACCCACGGGTCCTGCAACGACTTTTTCAACCGATTTCACGCGTTTTGCCTATAACATTGGTGGTAATTTGGCAGCAACTGCTCCGGGTGCTTATAGCCAAGCTGATCGAACGGTGATTAAGGGGGCTTTGGCCCTGCCCCAGATTACGCCTGGTTACTACATCACTCCGAAAATGAGTTTTCAGTCAAACACTTATAACGTAACACCATACAACCCTGTGGGCGCGCCAGCCGCACAAGGCTTCACTATTCCGACATTCAGCTTGGATTCAGGGCTGGCATTAGAAAGAGATGCAGCTGAATTAAAAGGCTTTTTTGGGCGCGATATGTTGCTCACAATGGAGCCAAGAGCTTTTTATGTTTACACGCCATTTGAGAGTCAGGCTCAAACCCCTTTATTTGATACGGCGGATGCCGGTTTTGGTGTAACTCAAATTTTTGGTGAAAATACTTTCGTTGGTAATGACCGTATTGCTGATAACAATAAATTAACGGGTGGTATTACCAGCCGCATGATTGAGGCCAATACAGGCGCAGAACGAGCCAACGTTACCCTTGCACAACGTCAAGCCTTTACCGGGCAGAAAGTGGGCCTCAATGGCACTATCGCCAATCCCACAACCTATTCAGACACATTGGGCTCTGCTTCAGTTCGTCTGCTTGGCAACTTCAGTACAGATGTATTCGGACAATACAACACGCAACTCAATCGCTTAGTTCAAACAACGGTAGGTGGTAGTTGGCGACCTACTCCTGGAAGAAGCTTGAATTTTGGCTATCGAAATGTTTGGACCCCACCAACACAAGCATCCGTTCAGAATAACCAAGCTTTTGTCCCCTCAGCAACCACTACTGATCAATACAATGTTTCAGGGCAATGGCCTTTAACTCGAGAGGTTTCAATATTGGGTCGCTGGGGTTATGATGCCTTAACAACCAAAACACAGAATACGCTGATGGCTTTGGAGTGGATACGTGATTGTTGGACTTTGCGCACTGCCTACTCACAAATACTTAATACGTCTCAACTAACTACTACCCAAATTTTATTCCAAATAGAATTTAGGGGATTTGGTAGCGCTGGTAGTCTACCAGTTGATATCATGAAACTAAATGTTCCTGGATATATGCCTACTTCCAAGCCTATACCACCTTCAATTTATGAGAACTATCAATGA
- a CDS encoding aminoglycoside phosphotransferase family protein, producing the protein MTDSRLDSLRSWLKGLEPSWQLDLPTLAPASADASFRRYFRIASKNPDFPSLIVMDAPPQHEPLDAFIEVDLLLENAGLNVPKILEKNVAEGFLLLNDLGTKTYLTELNPDSADYLYRDATHALVQMQLASKPDVLPNYDEALLKRELDLFPEWYLGKHLNIELSKLQNLQIKQAFELIIQNNLAQEKVYVHRDYHSRNLMVTEKNNPGVIDFQDAVYGPITYDAASLWRDAYISWPEERVIDWVIKFWEEGRQVGLPMPNDFGQFYRDFEWVGLQRHLKILGIFARLFHRDGKDGYLKDIPLVLECAIATANRYIELKPLARILESTRTT; encoded by the coding sequence ATGACTGACTCTCGCTTAGACTCCCTCCGTAGCTGGCTAAAAGGCCTTGAACCTAGCTGGCAATTAGATCTCCCCACTTTGGCCCCCGCCTCGGCAGATGCCAGCTTTAGGCGGTATTTCAGGATTGCATCCAAAAACCCGGATTTTCCATCTTTGATCGTGATGGACGCCCCACCCCAACACGAGCCCTTGGACGCTTTTATTGAGGTCGATTTATTACTCGAAAATGCCGGCTTAAATGTCCCGAAAATTTTAGAAAAGAATGTGGCTGAGGGCTTTCTATTACTCAACGATTTAGGCACTAAAACTTACCTTACAGAACTTAATCCAGACAGTGCTGACTACCTCTACAGAGATGCGACACACGCCTTGGTACAAATGCAATTAGCAAGTAAACCAGATGTGTTGCCAAACTACGATGAGGCATTGCTAAAGCGTGAGCTAGATTTATTTCCAGAGTGGTATTTAGGGAAACATCTCAACATCGAATTAAGCAAGCTTCAGAATTTACAGATTAAGCAAGCATTTGAACTGATCATTCAAAATAATCTTGCACAGGAAAAAGTTTATGTTCATCGCGACTACCATTCACGCAATCTGATGGTGACGGAAAAAAATAATCCTGGTGTAATTGATTTTCAAGATGCAGTGTATGGTCCCATCACTTACGACGCAGCTTCACTCTGGCGTGACGCTTACATTTCATGGCCTGAAGAACGTGTGATTGATTGGGTCATTAAATTTTGGGAGGAAGGTCGTCAAGTAGGTTTGCCTATGCCAAACGATTTTGGTCAGTTCTATCGTGACTTTGAATGGGTGGGTTTACAACGACATCTGAAGATCTTGGGTATTTTTGCAAGACTATTTCATCGTGATGGCAAAGATGGCTATCTCAAAGATATTCCATTAGTACTCGAGTGTGCGATTGCCACTGCCAATCGTTATATCGAATTAAAGCCCTTGGCACGCATTCTAGAATCAACGCGCACTACTTAG
- the murU gene encoding N-acetylmuramate alpha-1-phosphate uridylyltransferase MurU — protein MNKPNLIPCFLLAAGRGERMRPLTDELPKPLLTIKNKSLLAWHVEALSSAGIQDVVINHAWLGRKIEEALGNGSQFGLNITYSPETSALETAGGIRKALPLLNPRDYFLVINGDVFSPNLPIQQLLNQAPNLRSMSSRPLAHLLMVPNPAQHPEGDFYIKDSQVANEPLDGAEKLTFSGIGLYHRDLFKDLELDVPTKLAPILREAMSKNRVSGEKYTGPWHDVGTPQRLQELNAANE, from the coding sequence ATGAATAAGCCCAATCTCATTCCATGCTTTTTATTGGCAGCAGGTCGAGGTGAGCGCATGCGCCCCTTGACAGATGAACTACCCAAACCGCTCCTCACTATTAAAAATAAATCCTTACTAGCCTGGCATGTGGAGGCATTGAGTTCGGCAGGTATTCAGGATGTAGTGATTAATCATGCTTGGCTTGGTAGGAAAATTGAGGAAGCACTGGGAAATGGCAGCCAATTTGGACTCAACATTACCTACTCTCCAGAAACTAGTGCCCTAGAAACGGCAGGTGGTATTCGCAAAGCCTTGCCTTTGTTGAACCCAAGGGATTATTTTCTAGTCATCAATGGGGATGTTTTTAGCCCGAATCTACCAATTCAGCAGCTCTTAAACCAAGCTCCTAACTTACGAAGCATGTCAAGCAGGCCTCTGGCACACCTTTTAATGGTTCCCAACCCAGCTCAACATCCTGAGGGTGACTTTTATATTAAGGACTCCCAGGTGGCCAATGAACCCCTAGATGGTGCTGAAAAACTGACCTTTTCTGGCATCGGGCTCTACCATCGGGACCTTTTTAAGGACCTGGAATTAGATGTGCCCACTAAGCTAGCTCCAATTTTGAGGGAGGCCATGTCTAAAAATAGAGTGTCCGGTGAAAAATATACCGGACCGTGGCACGATGTAGGTACACCCCAACGATTACAAGAACTCAATGCAGCAAATGAATAA
- a CDS encoding aminopeptidase P N-terminal domain-containing protein, translating into MNKSIIYQQRRVELAKRICAKTGGGVAIITTAPETARNRDSEFPYRHDSDFFYLTGFEEPGATLVLKIAGSPSQPQLEAHLFCRPKDAEREIWDGIRLGPDAAPSVLGVEHAYSIHELDTKLSDLLADQNAVYIRLSESAEIDRRLRHWMKQVRAQARAGVNPPSEFHDVESLIHEMRLFKDVHEIDIMRRAAAISALAHIRAMQVCKPGMREYHLEAELLHEFRYSGAQSVAYNSIVAGGANSCILHYRAGDTELRSGDLCLIDAGCELDSYASDITRTFPVNGKFTGPQRALYEITLASQEAAIAMTKPGNTFMQPHEAALKVLTQGLLDENLLKLAELGSLDNALETGAYRRFYMHRTSHWLGMDVHDVGSYREPLDAVPSSSEKPWRVLKPGMVLTIEPGLYIRPADDVDERFWNIGIRIEDDAVVNDSGCELISRGVPVKADEIEALMKNN; encoded by the coding sequence ATGAATAAATCCATCATTTACCAACAACGCCGAGTCGAACTCGCCAAACGGATCTGCGCTAAAACTGGTGGTGGCGTTGCCATCATCACTACAGCGCCTGAGACAGCGCGTAATCGAGATAGTGAGTTCCCCTATCGTCACGACAGTGATTTTTTCTACCTCACTGGCTTTGAAGAGCCAGGTGCAACACTCGTACTCAAAATTGCTGGATCACCATCACAACCCCAATTGGAAGCACATCTGTTTTGCAGGCCTAAAGATGCAGAACGTGAAATTTGGGATGGTATTCGCTTGGGGCCAGATGCAGCTCCATCAGTTTTAGGTGTGGAGCATGCCTATAGCATTCATGAATTAGATACCAAGCTCAGTGATTTGCTAGCTGATCAAAATGCGGTTTATATTCGCCTTTCCGAAAGCGCTGAAATCGATCGTCGCTTACGCCATTGGATGAAACAAGTACGAGCTCAGGCACGAGCTGGTGTCAATCCTCCTTCAGAATTTCATGATGTAGAGAGTTTGATTCATGAGATGCGTCTTTTTAAAGATGTCCATGAGATTGACATCATGCGTCGTGCAGCTGCGATTTCTGCACTTGCTCATATTCGTGCCATGCAAGTCTGTAAACCCGGAATGCGTGAATATCATCTCGAAGCAGAGCTTCTTCACGAGTTCCGCTACAGCGGTGCACAAAGCGTTGCATATAACAGCATTGTTGCTGGCGGCGCTAACTCCTGCATCCTGCATTACCGCGCTGGTGATACTGAACTACGTAGCGGAGATCTGTGCCTCATTGATGCAGGTTGCGAGCTTGATAGTTACGCTTCAGACATCACCCGCACATTTCCGGTGAATGGGAAGTTCACAGGTCCACAACGCGCACTGTATGAGATTACGCTTGCATCGCAAGAAGCCGCTATCGCAATGACTAAGCCTGGCAATACATTTATGCAACCACATGAGGCAGCACTTAAGGTACTCACTCAAGGCTTACTTGATGAGAATCTACTCAAGCTTGCGGAATTAGGCTCATTGGATAATGCACTTGAGACTGGAGCCTACCGTCGCTTTTATATGCACCGTACCTCACATTGGCTGGGAATGGATGTGCATGACGTTGGCTCCTATCGTGAACCGCTTGACGCAGTACCCAGCTCTTCAGAAAAGCCATGGCGTGTTCTTAAACCAGGCATGGTACTCACTATCGAGCCTGGCTTATATATCCGCCCCGCTGATGATGTAGATGAGCGCTTTTGGAATATCGGCATCCGCATTGAGGATGACGCTGTAGTGAATGATTCTGGATGTGAATTGATTTCTCGTGGCGTACCAGTTAAAGCTGATGAAATCGAAGCACTCATGAAAAATAATTAG
- a CDS encoding FAD-dependent monooxygenase — protein MSVENFDIVIQGGGPVGLACAAWSLQKFPDAKIALLDRNPADDTELAAADSRGVALSHGSKLLLDTINAWPTECADIHRVHVSQAGRFGRALMTREELGQKALGHIIRYRDIHLTLRKALRAIQKNSPHFIWKHIDPNADVENIQAKCIVHAEGGLFKTQDWVESGRDYEQSALVGLVEVESASPFEAWERFTSEGPLAVLPSHYGPNILNLIWCGTPSSSQARLALSDADFLKSLQSEFGSRVGQFLKTQDRRLYELGLNYRKEITQANEVWIGNAAQTLHPVAGQGLNLGLRDAYLLAEKLSILFSKSENQKTPLAIETTLKEYAQSRKLDRSATIGLTDFMARIFTSNLFPVVIGRGLALTALQWLPPIKTALARQMMFGRR, from the coding sequence ATGTCAGTTGAGAACTTCGATATCGTAATTCAGGGTGGTGGTCCAGTAGGCCTAGCCTGTGCAGCATGGTCCTTGCAGAAATTTCCCGACGCAAAGATTGCACTACTAGATCGCAACCCTGCAGATGACACTGAATTAGCTGCTGCTGATAGCCGAGGGGTTGCCTTATCACACGGTAGCAAGCTGTTGTTAGATACCATCAATGCGTGGCCTACTGAGTGTGCTGATATTCATCGAGTACATGTCTCGCAAGCGGGCCGCTTTGGTCGTGCCCTAATGACTCGCGAAGAACTTGGTCAAAAAGCCTTAGGTCACATCATTCGTTATCGCGATATTCACCTCACACTGCGTAAAGCCTTAAGAGCTATTCAAAAAAATAGTCCGCATTTTATTTGGAAACATATCGACCCCAATGCTGATGTTGAAAACATTCAAGCCAAGTGTATTGTTCACGCTGAGGGTGGTTTATTTAAAACCCAAGACTGGGTGGAATCTGGCAGAGACTATGAGCAATCAGCTTTAGTTGGATTAGTGGAGGTTGAGAGTGCATCACCCTTCGAAGCGTGGGAGCGCTTTACCTCTGAAGGACCTTTGGCCGTTCTGCCAAGCCACTATGGGCCCAATATTCTGAATCTGATTTGGTGCGGAACTCCAAGTTCATCACAAGCACGTCTCGCTTTGAGTGATGCTGATTTTCTGAAAAGCTTGCAATCCGAATTCGGCTCGCGCGTTGGGCAATTTCTTAAAACCCAAGATCGCCGACTTTACGAGCTAGGACTCAACTACCGCAAAGAAATTACCCAAGCTAACGAGGTTTGGATTGGCAATGCCGCACAAACCTTGCATCCGGTTGCGGGACAAGGTCTCAACCTCGGATTACGGGATGCGTATCTCTTGGCAGAAAAACTTAGCATCCTCTTCTCTAAGTCAGAGAATCAAAAAACTCCTCTAGCCATCGAAACTACCTTGAAGGAATATGCCCAAAGTCGCAAGCTCGATCGGTCTGCCACTATCGGTCTCACTGACTTCATGGCCAGAATCTTCACCTCCAATCTATTTCCCGTTGTGATTGGCCGTGGATTAGCTTTAACGGCTCTCCAGTGGCTCCCACCCATCAAAACCGCCTTAGCTCGCCAGATGATGTTTGGTAGGCGCTAA
- the dusB gene encoding tRNA dihydrouridine synthase DusB: MKIGPHFLANRLFVAPMAGVTDRPFRQLCKKLGAGYAVSEMIASNALLWKSEKTQRRANHQGEFKPIAVQIAGADPRMMAAAAKLNVDHGAQIIDINMGCPAKKVCNVAAGSALLRDEPLVQQILEAVVQAVGVGADAVPVTLKIRTGWDREHKNAIDIARLAEQSGISMLTVHGRTRADLYHGEAEYETITAVKNSVAIPVVANGDITTPEKAEFVLKETGADAIMIGRAAQGRPWIFREINHFLETGGKLPTPQINEIQEIMNTHLVDHYEFYGEYVGLRTARKHIGWYCKGLRDSHAFRQRMNTADDCKTQLQMVNDFFNEMKSHSDRLLFLEAA, from the coding sequence ATGAAGATTGGCCCACACTTTCTTGCGAATAGATTATTTGTTGCCCCGATGGCCGGGGTAACGGATCGTCCATTTCGCCAGCTTTGCAAAAAACTCGGCGCCGGTTATGCCGTATCTGAAATGATTGCATCTAACGCTTTGCTTTGGAAGAGCGAGAAAACCCAACGTCGCGCTAACCATCAAGGTGAATTTAAGCCTATTGCAGTCCAAATTGCTGGGGCCGATCCGAGGATGATGGCAGCTGCTGCCAAACTCAACGTCGATCACGGCGCCCAGATTATTGATATCAATATGGGCTGCCCAGCCAAAAAGGTGTGCAATGTTGCGGCCGGTTCTGCGCTATTGAGAGACGAGCCATTAGTGCAGCAAATTTTAGAAGCCGTAGTTCAGGCGGTAGGGGTGGGTGCTGATGCAGTGCCTGTGACCTTGAAGATTCGGACGGGCTGGGATCGCGAACATAAAAATGCAATCGATATTGCGCGTCTCGCTGAGCAATCCGGCATCTCTATGCTGACTGTTCACGGTCGTACGCGGGCTGACCTCTATCACGGCGAAGCTGAATATGAAACCATTACCGCAGTGAAGAATAGTGTTGCTATTCCCGTAGTTGCCAATGGCGATATCACCACTCCAGAAAAAGCAGAATTTGTTTTAAAAGAAACCGGGGCCGATGCCATCATGATTGGTCGCGCTGCTCAGGGGCGTCCTTGGATCTTTCGTGAAATTAATCACTTTTTGGAAACGGGCGGCAAATTACCAACACCACAGATTAATGAGATTCAAGAAATCATGAATACTCATCTCGTCGATCATTATGAGTTTTACGGTGAATACGTTGGTTTGCGCACGGCACGCAAGCACATCGGTTGGTACTGCAAGGGCTTACGTGACTCTCATGCTTTCCGCCAAAGAATGAATACTGCCGATGATTGCAAAACTCAATTACAGATGGTGAATGATTTTTTTAATGAAATGAAATCCCATTCAGATCGTTTGTTATTTTTAGAAGCAGCCTAA
- a CDS encoding helix-turn-helix domain-containing protein: MTNKHPITECIETQLQGYLDDLKGTPPSDLYQMVLAVVEKPMLELVMQHAKQNQSLAAQYLGINRNTLHKKLVEHQLLK; encoded by the coding sequence ATGACCAACAAGCACCCCATCACCGAATGCATTGAGACACAACTCCAAGGTTATTTGGACGACCTCAAAGGAACACCCCCCTCCGACCTATACCAGATGGTTCTCGCAGTGGTTGAAAAGCCAATGCTGGAATTAGTAATGCAGCATGCAAAGCAGAATCAATCCTTAGCTGCGCAGTACCTAGGCATCAACCGCAATACGCTGCATAAGAAATTAGTTGAACACCAGCTCCTGAAGTAA